In Nitrospirota bacterium, the DNA window GACGGGCGGTGGCGGGGGAGCTGCCGGAGGCGCGGGTGACGGCGGCGCCGGGGGCGCGGGAAGCTCGATCGGACTCCCGCAGCCGGCGAGGAGCATCACCAGCGTGGTGAGAATCGCCAGATAATCAGCGAGACAAGACCCGTGCGGTGAGGTACGCGAGCAGATCGCGGAACGGGATCTGTTGCTGCGCCTTGGTCTCCATGTCTCGAACAACGGCTGTTTCCCCGGCGATCTCGTCGTCGCCCAGGATGACGACGTGACGGGCGCCGAGCTTGTCCGCTTTGCGTAGTTGGCTCTTGAGGCTGCCCCGGTCATAGTCGGTTTCGGTCCGGATCCCCGCATCGCGTAGCGCCGTCAACAACGGCGCGAGCCGACGACCGGCGGCCTCGCCCAGGGTGGCGATGAAGACGCCGGGAGGGCGGGGGGCTGCGCTCCCCTGTTTTAACAGCGCGACCACGCGTTCTATTCCCAACGCGACCCCAACCCCAGGCGTAGGCGGGCCGCCCAAAGCCTCGACGAGGCCGTCGTAGCGCCCGCCAGCCGCAATCGTGTTCTGGGCGCCGAGCCCCTCGGCCGTGAACTCGAACGCGGTCTTGGTGTAATAGTCCAGGCCGCGGACCAGGCGTGGCTCGATACGAAACGCGACGCCGACGTCGGTGAGCGCGGCTTTCACCGCGTCGAAGTGCGACACACACTCCGGGCCGAGGTAGTCGGTGATGGCGGGCGCGCCCTGGGTGGCGGCGCGGCACTCCTCGCGTTTACAGTCCAGGATTCGCAGCGGGTTGGTCTCGAACCGGCGTTGACAAGCGTCGCAGAGACGGCTGACCCGCGGCGCAAGGAACGCTTTGAGCGCTTCCCGATACCGCGGGCGACAGAGCGGGCAGCCAAGACTGTTGAGCAGCAGCGTGGTGGGCGTAACGCCCAGCGCGCGAAACAACCGGTCCAACACGATCACTTGCTCGGCGTCGAGCAACGGGCTGGACGACCCCACTGCCTCGGCCCCGATCTGGTGGAACTGGCGGAACCGGCCGGCTTGCGGCCGCTCGTGACGGAACATGGGCCCAACGTAGTAAAGTTTGGTCAGCGGGGACTCGGCCCACATGTGGTGCTCGATGTACGCGCGCATCACGGACGCCGTGCCTTCCGGCCGAAGCGCGAGCGATTTGCCGTCGCGATCCGGAAAGGTGTACATCTCCTTCTCCACGATATCGGTGGCGGCCCCGATGCTCCGGGCAAACAATTCGGTGGCCTCAAACACGGGGATTTTGATCTCCGCGTAGCCCGACGTTTCCAGAAGCCGCCTGGTGGTCGTTTCCAGGAGATGCCACAATGGAATCTCGCCGGGCAGGATGTCCTTGACACCGCGGATGGATTGGATTTTGGGAGTGCTCACCTCGACCGGGCCCGTCCTGCAGGATGCCAATCCTACCGTTCAGTTGTGCGGGAAGTCAATTTGACACGATTTTCCGCTCTCTGTTATAAGGAACGTCCGCGGCGGCGTACCCAAGTGGTAAGGGAGCAGTCTGCAAAACTGCGATGCAGCGGTTCGAACCCGCTCGCCGCCTCCATTTGAATTCCTTACATCTCCGATCGAGTCCTCGGAAGCTGAACAATGGGCGTTGACGACCTCCTGAAGGCGAAGCGGCAAGACATCCTGCGGATTGCCGCGAAACACGGGGTGCGTAGCATCCGGGTGTTTGGGTCCGTGGCGCGCGGTGAGGCCGATGAACAGAGCGACGTGGACTTTCTTGTCGAGATGGAGCCGGGACGGACCCTGTTCGATATGGGGGGGCTACTCATGGACCTCCGCGACTTGCTCGGCCGCAACGTGAACGTTGTCTCGGTGCGTGGTTTGAAGCCGCGCATCCGGGAACGGATTCTTCGAGAGGCCGTCGGTCTGTGAGAGATCCCCGAGAACGCCTTCGCGACATTTTGGGAGCGATCGAGTATATCGAACGCTACGCGAAACGTGGGCGAGACGCCTTTGGACAAGACGAACTGATTCTGTCCATCACGACAACAGGGGCTGACTGAAGAACGAGAGGGAAGACGTG includes these proteins:
- the hisS gene encoding histidine--tRNA ligase; the protein is MSTPKIQSIRGVKDILPGEIPLWHLLETTTRRLLETSGYAEIKIPVFEATELFARSIGAATDIVEKEMYTFPDRDGKSLALRPEGTASVMRAYIEHHMWAESPLTKLYYVGPMFRHERPQAGRFRQFHQIGAEAVGSSSPLLDAEQVIVLDRLFRALGVTPTTLLLNSLGCPLCRPRYREALKAFLAPRVSRLCDACQRRFETNPLRILDCKREECRAATQGAPAITDYLGPECVSHFDAVKAALTDVGVAFRIEPRLVRGLDYYTKTAFEFTAEGLGAQNTIAAGGRYDGLVEALGGPPTPGVGVALGIERVVALLKQGSAAPRPPGVFIATLGEAAGRRLAPLLTALRDAGIRTETDYDRGSLKSQLRKADKLGARHVVILGDDEIAGETAVVRDMETKAQQQIPFRDLLAYLTARVLSR
- a CDS encoding nucleotidyltransferase family protein, whose translation is MGVDDLLKAKRQDILRIAAKHGVRSIRVFGSVARGEADEQSDVDFLVEMEPGRTLFDMGGLLMDLRDLLGRNVNVVSVRGLKPRIRERILREAVGL